A stretch of Cyanobacterium sp. HL-69 DNA encodes these proteins:
- the psbP gene encoding photosystem II oxygen-evolving enhancer protein 2, with the protein MGFHGKIKQNIFNIKIMIKRLISFLLIVLTFSLASCSPTLGGLQRYTDAIDGYQFLYPNGWMPVEVQNASEGVDVVYRDFIERTENLSVIISKVGESKELSDLGTPTDVGYRFMKMVNQSPDSGRNAELISAEKREVDGKDYYILEYQVKLGEDQYRHNLASVVTNNGKLFTFNISTTESRWDSVSELFRIVANSFSLASY; encoded by the coding sequence ATGGGTTTTCATGGGAAAATAAAACAAAATATTTTTAACATAAAAATTATGATAAAACGGTTAATTTCATTTCTATTGATTGTCCTAACTTTTTCCCTTGCATCCTGTTCTCCCACTTTAGGAGGATTACAACGCTACACAGATGCCATTGACGGCTATCAATTTCTATATCCCAATGGTTGGATGCCTGTGGAAGTTCAAAATGCGTCCGAAGGAGTTGATGTGGTTTATCGAGACTTCATCGAGCGCACCGAAAACCTCAGCGTAATTATCAGCAAAGTAGGAGAAAGCAAAGAATTATCAGATTTAGGTACTCCCACCGATGTTGGTTATCGCTTTATGAAGATGGTTAACCAAAGCCCTGATTCGGGAAGAAATGCCGAGCTAATTTCTGCGGAAAAAAGAGAGGTAGATGGCAAAGATTATTACATCCTAGAGTATCAAGTAAAATTAGGAGAAGATCAATATCGTCATAACCTTGCTAGTGTGGTGACAAACAATGGTAAATTGTTTACTTTTAATATTTCTACCACAGAATCTCGTTGGGATAGTGTCTCGGAGTTGTTCAGAATAGTAGCTAATTCTTTTTCCCTCGCTTCTTATTAA
- the pilT-2 gene encoding twitching motility protein PilT → MTNSADRPKKPLPLPPLVPPGANGSKKSIEDEDDQTRVSLGKMPPLPSRSAPSNGQKDMIDIGNKKPLSLDDDLDDDDDSDGVTQINPSTKVPPLGSNRLGSTSARTPSPLSAGGLLGRTSSPASGGAANTRRMPPEPTGVKRGSPIARSPLHPPATPQKEYVPLTPPAQRSPEQPSLEELIKIAYDEGYSDVHLGVGELVRMRDRGEILTLEQYPEIDSNTFMSWLQEILQPSDIQKFKKELEFDGATQYDFARVRINVFDTLRGHALVLRLIPLKILTMEQLKLPPIFKDVCEAHKGLVLITGPTGSGKSTTLAAMIDYINAEQNKHIITIEDPVEFVHKSRKSLIKQREVGVHTLKFDNALKASLREDPDIILVGEMRDKETVNTALKAAQTGHLVMGTLHTNSAVKTLERIFTLYTAEEQTAIRSALAESLVSIIAQGLCRTTDGRRAAYHDILINTETVKDYILSNKYDEITTLMDEGEFDGMMTMNKSLFNLYQEGRITEETALEKSPVRNEMAMMLRGRI, encoded by the coding sequence ATGACCAATTCAGCCGATAGACCTAAAAAACCATTACCCTTACCTCCCCTAGTACCTCCCGGTGCTAATGGGAGCAAAAAAAGTATTGAAGATGAAGATGATCAAACTAGAGTCAGTTTAGGGAAAATGCCTCCTCTCCCATCCCGCTCTGCTCCCAGTAATGGGCAAAAAGATATGATTGATATTGGCAATAAAAAGCCTCTTTCCTTGGATGATGATTTGGATGATGATGACGATTCTGATGGAGTCACCCAAATTAACCCTAGTACAAAAGTTCCTCCTTTGGGTAGTAATAGATTAGGTAGTACCTCAGCCCGTACCCCCTCTCCTCTCAGTGCGGGGGGTTTACTTGGTAGAACTTCTTCTCCTGCCAGTGGAGGGGCGGCAAATACCCGTAGAATGCCTCCAGAACCCACGGGGGTAAAGAGAGGTTCTCCCATTGCCCGATCGCCCTTACACCCCCCTGCTACCCCTCAAAAAGAATATGTTCCCCTCACCCCTCCTGCTCAACGTTCTCCAGAACAACCATCTTTAGAAGAATTGATTAAGATTGCCTATGATGAGGGTTATTCTGATGTCCATTTAGGGGTGGGTGAATTGGTGCGAATGCGCGATCGTGGCGAAATTCTCACCCTTGAGCAATATCCCGAAATAGATAGTAACACTTTCATGAGTTGGTTACAGGAGATTTTACAACCATCAGACATCCAAAAATTTAAAAAAGAATTAGAGTTTGACGGAGCTACTCAATACGATTTTGCGAGGGTGAGGATCAATGTTTTTGATACTTTGCGAGGTCATGCTTTGGTGTTACGTCTGATTCCTCTCAAAATTTTGACCATGGAACAGTTAAAATTGCCCCCTATTTTTAAAGATGTTTGTGAGGCTCATAAGGGTTTAGTTTTGATCACAGGGCCCACAGGTTCGGGTAAATCCACTACCCTAGCGGCTATGATTGACTATATCAATGCCGAGCAAAATAAACATATCATTACCATTGAAGATCCTGTGGAATTTGTCCACAAAAGTCGTAAATCTTTGATTAAACAAAGGGAGGTGGGGGTTCATACTCTCAAATTTGATAATGCCCTCAAAGCCTCTTTGCGTGAAGATCCTGACATTATTCTAGTGGGGGAAATGAGGGACAAAGAAACCGTTAATACTGCTTTAAAAGCCGCTCAAACGGGTCACTTGGTCATGGGTACTTTGCACACCAACAGTGCTGTTAAAACCCTAGAACGTATTTTCACTTTATATACCGCCGAGGAACAAACCGCTATCCGCAGTGCGCTCGCCGAGTCATTGGTAAGTATTATCGCCCAAGGGTTATGTCGTACCACCGATGGCAGAAGGGCGGCTTACCATGACATTCTCATTAACACGGAAACTGTCAAGGATTATATTTTAAGTAATAAATATGATGAAATTACTACCTTGATGGATGAGGGAGAATTTGACGGTATGATGACCATGAATAAATCTTTGTTTAATCTTTATCAAGAAGGTCGTATCACCGAGGAAACTGCCCTAGAAAAATCCCCTGTACGCAACGAAATGGCGATGATGTTACGGGGAAGAATTTAG
- the maf gene encoding septum formation protein Maf produces the protein MTKFILASASPARFKLLKMIGINPQVEVSNYDESLIDLLNPHNLVNTLAENKASTVAQNHNNGLILGCDSVLAVNGEIYGKPENEQEAINRWRSMRGNVGKLYTGHALLDLNHGKNVVRCGMTEVYFANVDDDTIRAYVATGEPLKCAGSFALEGRGGFLIDKIVGCHSNVIGLSLPLLRQMLAELNYRVTDFW, from the coding sequence ATGACTAAATTTATTCTTGCTTCGGCTTCCCCCGCCCGTTTCAAATTACTTAAGATGATTGGCATTAATCCCCAAGTGGAGGTAAGTAATTATGATGAATCGCTGATAGATTTACTCAACCCCCATAATCTTGTCAATACCTTGGCAGAAAATAAGGCTTCTACGGTGGCTCAAAACCATAATAATGGGTTAATTTTGGGTTGTGATTCTGTGTTGGCGGTGAATGGAGAAATTTATGGTAAACCTGAAAATGAGCAAGAAGCCATTAATCGTTGGCGTAGTATGCGGGGTAATGTGGGGAAGTTGTACACTGGTCATGCTTTACTAGATCTTAATCATGGTAAAAATGTGGTTAGATGCGGCATGACGGAGGTTTATTTTGCTAATGTGGATGATGATACCATTCGGGCTTATGTGGCAACAGGAGAGCCGTTAAAGTGCGCTGGTAGTTTTGCCCTTGAGGGGAGGGGTGGATTTTTGATTGATAAAATTGTTGGTTGTCATAGTAATGTGATTGGTTTGAGTTTACCTTTGTTACGGCAAATGTTGGCAGAATTAAATTATCGGGTGACAGATTTTTGGTAA
- a CDS encoding Topoisomerase IV subunit A → MDSSQQISEALNQKDYKQALLIALSNSLKITLKTSLKTKNNTYAIAKEIDLVKGSATNIDSELLDYSHENIVNFHQQKTAEIYQTWEQNRETLLKAFDIMAGGNLNLEPLQFSTNSSLEEEDLSQEYISDIPENFEDFSTDNEKDNQFISEAEFEDFAADNQSISEEEFDGFDAPDDIEEDEFTQIISPDEVAESSYDDFDGSFGADTSEESWVDDVVIQDYEENETVGEEVLNHNYVTTDDEESEALFEQTDFDVLGETDSAEGGDEEEADWGDLLEDSQTNSSAEEATRAPDEDSVDDWNEWIESQDDGEISCNPQEIDWSEDDWSDTPV, encoded by the coding sequence ATGGATAGCTCTCAACAAATTAGTGAAGCTCTAAATCAAAAAGACTACAAACAAGCTCTCTTAATAGCCCTTAGTAATAGTTTAAAAATTACCTTAAAAACATCTCTAAAAACTAAAAATAATACCTATGCGATCGCCAAAGAGATTGACTTAGTTAAAGGCTCAGCAACAAATATAGATTCAGAACTTTTGGACTATAGCCATGAAAATATAGTTAATTTTCACCAACAAAAAACTGCCGAAATTTATCAAACTTGGGAACAAAATAGAGAAACTCTGCTCAAGGCTTTTGATATTATGGCAGGGGGAAATCTTAACCTTGAACCATTACAATTCAGCACCAATAGTTCCCTTGAGGAAGAAGATTTAAGCCAAGAGTATATTAGTGATATTCCCGAAAATTTTGAGGATTTTTCTACGGATAATGAGAAAGATAACCAATTTATTTCGGAAGCAGAATTTGAAGATTTTGCAGCGGATAACCAGTCTATTTCGGAAGAAGAATTTGATGGCTTTGATGCACCAGATGACATAGAAGAAGATGAGTTTACCCAGATTATATCCCCTGATGAAGTTGCCGAGTCTAGTTACGATGATTTTGATGGCAGTTTTGGGGCGGATACCAGCGAGGAAAGTTGGGTTGATGATGTTGTCATTCAAGACTATGAAGAAAATGAAACAGTAGGCGAAGAAGTCCTTAATCATAATTATGTGACCACGGATGATGAGGAATCAGAGGCACTTTTTGAGCAAACGGACTTTGATGTTTTGGGGGAAACTGATTCTGCGGAAGGTGGTGATGAGGAGGAAGCTGATTGGGGAGATTTATTGGAAGATAGTCAAACCAATTCCAGTGCGGAGGAAGCTACTCGGGCCCCTGACGAGGATAGTGTTGATGATTGGAATGAATGGATAGAAAGTCAGGATGATGGCGAAATATCTTGTAACCCCCAAGAGATTGACTGGAGTGAGGATGATTGGAGTGATACTCCTGTGTAA